In Streptomyces sp. NBC_00878, a single window of DNA contains:
- a CDS encoding PQQ-binding-like beta-propeller repeat protein, whose product MSQPPPPPPNQPPPGGGFGAPQDPPPGGFGPPTPPAGPPAGPPPQPPQPGYGYPQAPGQAPGQAPQTPPPAGPPSAPSQQPYGYPQAPGAPLGAPQPPPAQPGYGYPGQQPPYGYGQQPQYGYPQPGTMPSQPQAPGGGGRKVNPQVAIIVSAVVAIALIVGGGVWYSNSSGKSDDKDTSAGPGGTDGKDDNSGGDDVGGGGGGTEKVPASTSAKVLFQVPAAEVPKKEVWSVEGSWLTDKVYAKSGVSEVIGYDPDSGAKSWTLPLTGLTCAGSPEVTKDGVAVVVAEGAKRTKANQYPTCTEVTAFNMDTGKSLWTKSVAPGGGGKAAFKEVSITGTTVAAGAGLSGGAAFDITSGKVLWQPKVGTCEDVGYAGGEQLVAVRKCGDYGNETYEVQLLDPKSGTVKWSYKLPAGIDNAKVISTKPVVFGVDSGEITASGATDVFSLDDSGKLRAKITLEDGKYEHDCGVNKVHDCRSIAVGNDKLYVPTKQHEGAKQYSRVNEIVSFALATGKPTSDRADAGDGYEILPIRMDGGNVLAYKNGPYDKGSQVVSLDGRTFKETKLLETPADAQVRSAISSIVPSSSEMRYTSGRLFMAQELISAPYSADDKEYAAIGFGAK is encoded by the coding sequence ATGAGTCAGCCGCCGCCCCCGCCGCCCAACCAGCCGCCCCCGGGAGGCGGTTTCGGCGCCCCGCAGGACCCGCCTCCGGGCGGCTTCGGGCCGCCCACCCCGCCGGCCGGTCCGCCCGCCGGACCTCCGCCGCAGCCGCCCCAGCCGGGCTACGGCTACCCCCAGGCACCGGGCCAGGCACCGGGCCAGGCACCGCAGACCCCGCCCCCGGCCGGGCCCCCGTCGGCCCCGTCGCAGCAGCCGTACGGCTACCCGCAGGCGCCCGGCGCGCCCCTGGGAGCCCCGCAGCCGCCGCCCGCCCAGCCGGGCTATGGCTACCCGGGCCAGCAGCCCCCGTACGGATACGGCCAGCAGCCCCAGTACGGCTATCCGCAGCCGGGCACCATGCCGTCGCAGCCGCAGGCTCCGGGCGGCGGCGGGCGGAAGGTCAACCCGCAGGTGGCGATCATCGTCTCGGCCGTCGTGGCGATCGCGCTCATCGTCGGCGGCGGTGTCTGGTACTCCAACTCGTCCGGCAAGAGCGACGACAAGGACACCTCCGCGGGCCCCGGCGGCACCGACGGCAAGGACGACAACAGCGGCGGCGACGACGTCGGCGGAGGAGGCGGCGGCACGGAGAAGGTGCCGGCCAGCACCAGCGCCAAGGTCCTCTTCCAGGTGCCCGCGGCGGAGGTGCCGAAGAAGGAGGTCTGGAGCGTCGAGGGTTCCTGGCTGACGGACAAGGTGTACGCCAAGTCCGGCGTCAGCGAGGTCATCGGCTACGACCCGGACAGCGGCGCGAAGTCCTGGACGCTGCCGCTGACGGGTCTGACCTGCGCCGGTTCCCCCGAGGTCACCAAGGACGGCGTCGCCGTGGTGGTCGCCGAGGGCGCCAAGCGCACCAAGGCGAACCAGTACCCGACGTGCACCGAGGTCACCGCCTTCAACATGGACACCGGCAAATCGCTCTGGACGAAGTCCGTCGCTCCGGGCGGCGGCGGGAAGGCCGCGTTCAAGGAGGTCAGCATCACCGGCACCACGGTCGCGGCCGGTGCGGGCCTCAGCGGCGGCGCCGCCTTCGACATCACCAGCGGCAAGGTCCTGTGGCAGCCGAAGGTCGGCACGTGCGAGGACGTCGGCTACGCGGGCGGCGAGCAGCTGGTCGCGGTCCGCAAGTGCGGTGACTACGGCAACGAGACGTACGAGGTCCAGCTGCTCGACCCGAAGTCGGGCACCGTCAAGTGGAGTTACAAGCTCCCCGCGGGCATCGACAACGCCAAGGTCATCTCCACCAAGCCGGTCGTCTTCGGCGTGGACTCCGGCGAGATCACCGCGTCCGGCGCGACGGACGTCTTCTCGCTGGACGACAGCGGCAAGCTGCGCGCCAAGATCACGCTGGAGGACGGCAAGTACGAGCACGACTGCGGCGTGAACAAGGTCCACGACTGCCGGTCCATCGCGGTCGGCAACGACAAGCTGTACGTGCCGACCAAGCAGCACGAGGGCGCCAAGCAGTACTCCCGGGTCAACGAGATCGTGTCCTTCGCGCTGGCCACGGGCAAGCCCACGAGCGACCGTGCCGACGCGGGCGACGGCTACGAGATCCTGCCGATCCGGATGGACGGCGGCAACGTCCTCGCGTACAAGAACGGCCCGTACGACAAGGGTTCCCAGGTCGTCTCCCTCGACGGCAGGACCTTCAAGGAGACCAAGCTCCTGGAGACCCCCGCCGACGCCCAGGTCCGCAGCGCGATCAGCAGCATCGTCCCGAGCAGCTCGGAGATGCGCTACACCAGCGGCCGGCTCTTCATGGCCCAGGAGCTGATCAGCGCGCCGTACTCGGCGGACGACAAGGAGTACGCGGCGATCGGCTTCGGCGCCAAGTAG
- a CDS encoding PQQ-binding-like beta-propeller repeat protein encodes MTQPPNQPPQGGFGAPQDQPPQGPPPQGGFGPPQDPQGATPPPPAQPPGTPPPPPQGAPQSPPPPHGAPQPGYGYPQQPGPYAQPGPYGQQPGPYTQQAGPYTQPGPYGQPQQPGPYGQQPGYGYPQQPQFPGAPGTPPPGGGSRNPFKGKPAVIIGAALAAALVIGGTVWAVSGSGDDSKKKPVADKSQDGKATASDAPVNPGDGDGDGNAGSEDLNEGRQPGESKVLWYKEAPDAPGSGADAPGLWITDKVAVKAAYKQVFAYNVGDGKVSWPAISFPQKICAVSPQKTSDDKVFVAYKEGTKDAAECNQVVQLDLTTGKKGWTKTIPEGDLFDSALSLSLNIVGDTLMVGRSMSGIGYDVNSGDKRFDKKKYDASCFPSAFTGGAKLLSVASCGAGGDNEHEEVQELDPATGKTKWTRKFPKGWRVERTYSVDPVVIYLTNADKKQWNVTALKSDGTVRSEVDVDESFAPECGWSVLSRDLQACGGVAADANTLYLPTEAKSGANEVVAISLDNGKEKWRVKSPADEAMMPLRLEGTNLLAYVQPSYDAGGQVVSIPVGGGSHTPRKLLQNPQGTADIENGFFSKAVDYVDGRFYLSTTRLTGNDESKEKLMLAFGK; translated from the coding sequence ATGACTCAGCCGCCCAACCAGCCGCCGCAGGGCGGGTTCGGGGCGCCGCAGGACCAGCCACCGCAAGGTCCGCCACCACAGGGAGGCTTCGGCCCCCCGCAGGACCCGCAGGGAGCCACGCCTCCACCGCCCGCCCAGCCACCGGGGACCCCGCCGCCGCCTCCGCAGGGCGCTCCGCAGTCCCCGCCGCCTCCGCACGGCGCTCCGCAGCCCGGATACGGCTATCCGCAGCAGCCCGGTCCCTACGCCCAGCCGGGCCCGTACGGCCAGCAGCCGGGGCCGTACACCCAGCAGGCAGGGCCGTACACCCAGCCCGGCCCGTACGGACAGCCGCAGCAGCCGGGTCCGTACGGTCAGCAGCCCGGATACGGATACCCGCAGCAGCCGCAGTTCCCAGGTGCGCCCGGGACGCCGCCGCCGGGCGGGGGCTCGCGCAACCCCTTCAAGGGGAAGCCCGCGGTGATCATCGGGGCGGCGCTGGCCGCGGCGCTCGTCATCGGCGGCACCGTGTGGGCCGTCTCCGGCAGCGGTGACGACAGCAAGAAGAAGCCCGTCGCCGACAAGAGCCAGGACGGCAAGGCCACCGCCTCGGACGCCCCGGTCAACCCCGGTGACGGCGACGGCGACGGCAACGCGGGGTCCGAGGACCTCAACGAGGGCCGCCAGCCGGGCGAGTCGAAGGTGCTCTGGTACAAGGAGGCGCCCGACGCGCCCGGTTCCGGCGCCGACGCCCCCGGCCTGTGGATCACCGACAAGGTCGCCGTGAAGGCCGCGTACAAGCAGGTCTTCGCCTACAACGTGGGCGACGGCAAGGTCAGTTGGCCCGCGATCTCGTTCCCGCAGAAGATCTGCGCGGTGTCGCCGCAGAAGACGTCCGACGACAAGGTCTTCGTGGCGTACAAGGAAGGCACCAAGGACGCCGCCGAGTGCAACCAGGTCGTGCAGCTCGACCTCACCACCGGCAAGAAGGGCTGGACGAAGACGATCCCCGAGGGGGACCTCTTCGACAGTGCCCTCAGCCTCAGCCTGAACATCGTCGGTGACACGCTGATGGTCGGCCGCTCCATGTCCGGCATCGGCTACGACGTGAACAGCGGCGACAAGCGCTTCGACAAGAAGAAGTACGACGCCTCCTGCTTCCCGTCGGCGTTCACCGGCGGCGCGAAGCTGCTCTCCGTCGCGTCCTGCGGGGCCGGCGGCGACAACGAGCACGAGGAGGTGCAGGAACTCGACCCGGCCACCGGCAAGACCAAGTGGACCAGGAAGTTCCCCAAGGGCTGGCGCGTCGAGCGGACGTACTCCGTCGACCCCGTCGTCATCTACCTCACCAACGCCGACAAGAAGCAGTGGAACGTCACCGCGCTGAAGAGCGACGGCACGGTCCGCTCGGAGGTCGACGTCGACGAGTCGTTCGCGCCCGAGTGCGGCTGGTCGGTCCTCTCGCGCGACCTCCAGGCCTGCGGGGGTGTGGCGGCCGACGCGAACACCCTCTACCTGCCGACCGAGGCGAAGAGCGGCGCCAACGAGGTCGTCGCGATCAGCCTGGACAACGGCAAGGAGAAGTGGCGCGTCAAGTCCCCGGCGGACGAGGCGATGATGCCGCTGAGGCTGGAGGGCACGAACCTGCTCGCGTACGTGCAGCCCTCGTACGACGCGGGCGGGCAGGTCGTCTCGATCCCGGTCGGCGGCGGTTCGCACACGCCTCGGAAGCTGCTGCAGAACCCGCAGGGCACCGCCGACATCGAGAACGGCTTCTTCTCGAAGGCCGTCGACTACGTGGACGGGCGCTTCTACCTCTCCACCACCCGGCTGACGGGCAACGACGAGTCGAAGGAGAAGTTGATGCTGGCCTTCGGTAAATGA